aaattcagtgacgtctggcccagagTACTGCAACATaaatccaacagaacagtcatactacatacgaGCTTCAGactcaaacgcagtatgtagtaggcagtgcCTACTGCTTACTACATGCATAGGTAGACTCTTTTCTTGTTTAATATTAATTCAGATGATTCAGTGACAGTCAACAAAAAATCTGTATGCAGTTTTTTCTCCCGATAGTACAGAAAATAATGTATTTACTTCTGTTACGAttgttttgaattttatttCAGAAACAAAACTTCATCACAAACACTTCTGAAAAAacttaaaagcttttattgagctTACAAACTATGCTATCTTCTACAAGGCTTGCTTTGGTTTTATTCATTTCGAACACTTCTTCAGGGTGAAATTCTTCTTCATTTATCAAACAGTGAGtaaatttcaaaaacaaaatgtttccaTGAAAGCGAGAGAAGGTCTGTTTTTCGAAACTTcttactatactagcagtacgtactaaTTTGGCCTAAagtcagtatgtagtatgtgaccTAGAGCAAGagctgcagtatgccaaaacttcccagatgtcgtactgattcgggaaaatttctctGCAAAGGAccctcgtgtactgtttcccaaagtgcacagcgctaacatttcgcctcttcttttttctgtacatAACGgtgcactcagtttttaggtgctgagaaaattattaaattcaatataaactacttattaacttttttaatcataatttgatgttaaagaagcagttttgctatcagGCCCAGCACACTGCATAACACATCCAATGAAACACTCATACTACATACGAGCTTCAATCAGAAATCAGACTAATCTGCAGGATTATGGGCAGTTGAAAGAAAACTACCATTCGTAATGAACTCTTTGTCTCTAGAAATGGAAAAAGGAAAcctaacttaaagctcctgtgatggaACTTTCAGTGTGTCGATTTGTTGGCCCCTGACACATACTTGTCAAGTGTTTCTTGATTGAGATTGAGCGTTGTGCATCCATAAATAAATGTGGTTTGTAGGTGCCCTGTTTTCCATACACAAGTGTGATTATATTTGGTTAATGAAGCTCTATTAGGTGGTTTAGTAAAGGCTCAGAAAATGATTCCATACTGTAGGTAGTTCTGTTCTCCATGAGGTTTTTTGGACTGTATCtcattttgatatttaatgtttatgacTGGACTAAAATGTCTGTGCCAGAAAGTGAGTGGTGGTGAGTCAAAGGATGATTTGTTGCCTTTTTTTGAAAAGTCATCAGTGAACAAACATCTGCACATGTTGGCCAGACACTCTACCTTTATTGATTTGACAGTTCTTCCTCATcttgcacacacgcacaggaGCACACTAAATCCATCATCATTATCACTCCGCATGTGGTCCAGTGAGGTAAATGGAAAGGTATTCACTGTTTGATGTGATCCACACAGGTCAACATCTGATTCATAAAGTCCTAAATATAGAGTCCACAGCTGAGGGATGAACTTTCTATCAGAGGATCACATTCCTTTAGATGCTCTAACACCTCGTAGCCCCCACAGGAGGGAATGTTTAGTCACAGTGCAGCCCccactcccctctctgctccacatctctttgtttctgtgctgttttcCAGCTAAGATGAGGTCTGCTGCTGTCTTTACTTCCCGTACATCCCTGTGAAGCACGATACGGATGAGGTCAAATGTTTTCAGCGTGTGTGTGAAAAATCTACCTTAGTTCACTGCTACATCTCATATTTTTCCAGCTTAAGCTTTGATACTCACATTTTTCTGTGATGGCGTATACGTCCTGTTTGTACCTCTGATTCTCTACCTGGACAACAAGTGCAATATGAATCCGCGGCTCACCAAACAACCTGTCAAAGCCCTCCAACATGTttctaagcttttttttttgtttatattgctATGTTGCTTTATGTAATAACCTATAAGAAATTCAAAAGACTATAAGGAGATACCATTTAAAACACTTGCTGCCATATTTCAGCCATGCTAGCTGTGTAGCTTTGTTTATGGTAATAtagtacaggggttcccaaacttttcagcctgtgaccccaaaATATCGGTgtcaaagactcacgacccccactgtccctcaaagtgatttaatgtggcttcgtTTATCAGGTCTACAGAAAATTTGCCTATCTAGGTGAgtatgtgtctgtttcctgtgccattatgaatgaacctactgctactgatgcttttgataattagctgttcactaaccctaaacttaggagtcatctgacaaaaagaaaggcagaaaactctacattttctattttcaaggttttacttCAAGTTTCGCTACTATTTTTAgtgtagatatttttttaaatttaattaaaaaaaattaattaaataaattaagaaaaacaattctggaagacatctcacaacccccccatttgtgtctcgcggccgcccagggggtcccgacccacactttgggaacccctgatatagTTGACCTGAAATATCCACTTACTGTCTGTACCCTCAACAGGCCAAAACTTTTaaaagttcaatcaatcaatctttatttgtatagtgccaaaatcacaacaaacgttatctcaagacgcttttacaaacataggaggtctagaccactctatgtcaaattatgaacagagactcaacttcaagacagggtaagactcagtctgaccctaccttaatccatcatgagcattgcacatcgcagtatttagctagttacagtggtgaggaaaaacttccttttaacaggcagaaacctcaggcagaaccagactcatgttagacagccatcatgccctcgactgagttgggtctggaaagacagatagaggggagtaagagagagaggtgatagtgatgagacgagtcgtagaagctgttgccactggagtccagcacgtccgtatcagctggagtccagatcgtccacagcaggaggacgtctacggcagctcagaggaatctacgagacaatggagctcagggactccagaaaggtctatggttagtaactttaatgggacaggcagagttaaagtaagtgatgagggggttggggggaagagggtgagctaggatcccagtgtgtcagtgtgccagttcccccggcagtataggcctatagcagcatgacaaaagctagtccaagcctgatccagctctaactataagctttaggTTAACTTAAGTTAACAATATTTACCCGTGAAAGTAAAGTTATTGCCATTAGCTAGTTTTGGCGGGGGGAGGTAGTTGATAAAATGCCTTCTCTGTTGCCCTTCCTGGggataaaatgtaataaaggtCCTTGTCAGGTGCTCTTTGTGGTTATAATGTAATTAAATGAACTCTCAGATGCTCTACCATTAGGCAAATGTAAGTAAGTGCCTTACTGGTACTCTAACCCAGTTATATCTTTGGTTGTCATGATGCAAGGTTTGTGAGTTTAAATGTATActctttaaagtatttttaatttacGTCTTGAATCAGTTAACAGAACTCGATTATCTgcttttgtgtatgtgttttattaaaCCACCATCTCTCACTGTGACCATTTggaaaaacaacagacacatCTCACTTGAATTTGACCTTCATGTAGGAAGTAACATTCagtttttgttaattttgttttacttattttgtttCAGTATGTTTCAGATGTACCCATACATCCCCTCGTATTACTTCTGCCTCAATGTGTTGAAATGAACCCTACATAGTGAGTATCTGGGGTTTGAAAAACTATTCAAATTCAGTAATTTCTTTGCTACCTACTGTTCAGGTTGGCCATCTAATATGTTTACCAGCCCAACCTAATTTTTGACCTGCTAGAACTGAGCATTGATGTACATCTGTCTCATGATTACAGAATGCCAAGGAGAGAGTGAACAAAACAAtcttcaaaatgctgctgaGGGAGACCTTTAATCACAACTTCCTGTGCACTGGTGACCAGTGGCATACAGCAGGTACgctttttgttttctccactgtccctcaaataGCCTGAGTATGCAGCTGACTGTGAGCCTGTGCTGTTCTCTACTTTTGGTACTGTAGCAAAGTTAGAATATGCTAAACTGTTCTGGATAACTGTAAACATCACATCTGCTTAGCTTCACGAGATTAGCTTTGTCAGTGTAAGCATACTATGACGTTTCTTAAAGCTCCACAGGCTCTCTGAAGACCTCCTGGCTAAGACTTGTGCATTTTAGGAAGTGTTAAAGAAGCTAAGGGTCTGGATTCCCTTATGATTTCAGCTGCAAAGCTCCATACAAGGCCAGGCAAAGAGATTCTTCAGTTGCATCAAGTCATGTAGGTCAAAATgtggagaggagatggaggcatgTCTGTCAGTAATCTGACAAACCAAACATGAAGTTAGAAGGAAGAGGTGAGTGATGATGGTTTGTGTGAGCAGACGGAGCATGTAGTCACCGTCTGCGGATGTAGCGATGCTGATGGCAGGGATGAAAGGATGGAGGATCAGCAATACTGTCAAAACAAACACGCAGACCAACAGGAGAGCTCATAGGTCAGGGGGGTGAGAGTGTGGCCTGTGGACAGAGCTGAGGCCTCAGAGAGTTTTTGGCTGGACTCGAGGAGCAGCGAGTGATGAGCTGGTGGTGCATGATGGAGCTCTGGACAGGGCAAACTGTTCTGTTTCCTCTGGACGGTGATGCTGAATAAACTGAGGATGATGTGGATTTTGGCTCAGCTAAAAAATGTCTTTCCATCTCTGACGAGGAAAAGATGGAGACCTCCTATGAGCAGCATGGAGGAAAGTTGTATACATTTCCAGTGATAATAATCCCATGTGCCACATGTACAACCATTCTTTCATATTATACCTACTTTCCCCCGTTTAGTCAGATTTCTGTTTCATAACATTAGGAGTATTCACCAGTTAGTAACCTCACCACCTTTTCCATCATGGGCTGAACAAGTCGTTGTTACTGACCCTTTAATGTGGCATCTTCATGAAGCACATCAGGTTCCCTGTCTTTCTGCCTCATGTGCTGCCCGTTTACTAAAACCCTGCTCTGACCCGCAGAGTGCAGTTTACTGTGTTGATGTTCTCTTGGCCCCTCTAGACACAGATAGGACGACTGATGTCAAAACAGTCTGAAGAGTTATATAATGGTCCCTGTCGTCGCTGGCatccctcagcagcagcagctgagcagAACCAGTAGCAAGTCCAAGTACTTAATTTAAGCCCTGAACAACACCATACTGATTAATGACCTACTTGAGCCTTCACTTGAATTCCACCTCTGATAGGCACTGTATGAAACTGCACACGCAGTGCACCGCTGATCTCctagaataagaataagacttCCCATACACCGTTTCTAAGATTTTGCATCCATCTTTGACTGAGTGCAACATCATAAAGGGTATTTATTTGGTTTTCTTTTGCTTCtatgataaaaacagacataccAATAACACAAAGCTGAAGTTCAGGTCCTGTAAAGGGATCTCATACTCGTGATTTGCAAAAAGTGTTCATCACTCTTTCACATACTGGCTGTAGAGACATTTAAGGACATTTCTGTTTACTAAGGTACTTTATTTGGCCCTTTAGCCTACAGTCTGAAAACTCTGTGGGCAAGAGGAACACTGGCTGCAGGAGAGGAACTTTTATGTCCCCCTCAGTGTCCAAACAGCTGGACAGCAGACCTCCTCAGCTGGGGAGATCTGTTAGAAATGCTCAGAGCTCATCATGTCATGAAGCCCTGCTATTCTTCTTcagtctggaaaaaaaaattgcagaaagaaaaagggaaagaagtGGAGAGGCAGCCGGTTCTGTACATTCcggacacaaacaaaacatgcatCAGTTCTAGAGAATGGAGCAcagaccagcagcctgttgatGGTAGAGTATTAACGTTGTCTTGTGCCCAGAAACCTCCACCTTTTCACTCCTTGGGAGTAATTAAGGATATTTGAAAAGGAGTTGAGGTTGAGGAGGGAAAGTGTGCTTAAACAATGCATCTAGTAATGCAGCCGGTTTGTTTATCATTAACATTTAGAGAATACATACAGAACTGTTTGGATTTCTACTCAAGGCTACCACAAAATATGCAACTTCAGCCTTTCATTTTCGGTGTGAAAATGGAAGAAGTAAATATGAACACTCATGGCTGAAAATTTGGAGGTCAAGACTACTGTGGTGTAAAACGCTTCTACAGAGCAAAATTCTCAccaggaggaagaaaggtttgttttcactgcagattgtgagaaaaacaaactttgtcTTCATGGTAACAACACAGTTTCACTGATTAATTTTCAACTGGCTTTTCCTTATAAAATATGCTTACCTTTACACTAAGGTATTATCAAAGATCTAACTTCTTCTGTTATGATTGACTTTGGGCATATCAGTGTAATGTAAGAATGTAAAAATTCATACAGAAACATCAGCAACACAGATTTGTCTCTAACACTTAACATCTtctggaaaaagaaagaacagcAGTTACAGAACagtgctggtcgtacctaaagtctctaaaagtagtatgggaggtagagctttcagttatcaggcacctctcctttggaatcatctaccagtcagggtccgggaggaagacaccctctctacttttaactttaggcttaaaactttcctctttaataaagcttataattagatctggttcaggcttggaccagctcttagttgtgctgctatagacttagactgccgggggaactggcacactgacacactgggatcctatctctattctttgtgttggtgttgttgattcAGAGTAAATTCTTACACTGACATATGTATGAAAGTATTTattcaaaatataaacaaatgacTGAAATGCAATCAATCCAtgattcaaaaaacagcttgcaGAATTAGCAGAATTCACCTTTATGAAAATTGTCTTAAATTATTTCAGTGTTAAATGTCCTCTCTACAATATTTAGTCATAATGACATTTGTCAGAATTCATCCGCACCACTCTTCCTAAGTGATGTTCTTGGTCAATACCTTTCAGAAGTCAGCAGATTTACCAAATAAAAAAGACTTCACATGCAGCCGATATCATTTATGAACCCTTTCCTTCAACTTAACTTTTATTGTGTTGAAGATTAGGAGCTTGAAAAAAGTTGCAGCTTGACAAAACAAAACGTATGTTAGTTGTTTTCATTGGAAGGAAGTGAACTGATCTCATCCAGCTGgtgatttctgtttgtttgaagaAAAAGAGACCAGTCACTGCTGGACTGTTTGACTTGTTCTCATGAAAATTTTCAGTACTTTGAGGCAGTCTGAGCAACATTAATGGAGCTTGGCCATTCACAGCATTTGTTCACATGGTGTTTTAATGGAGGGAAACGTCTCCAGTGGCGGCCCTTCACTTCTCCACAGGCAAGCAGACCGCAAACTTCCTGGAAAAGACCTGGTGGCCAATTCAAGGAACCAAGTCCAAGAGCCAGGCAGAACTAGACAGACCGACAGGCATCAGAAGGTCATGTAAGTCACATTTATTAGCCAGCATTAATGATCGAGAGTGTTTAGGATGTTTACAGAGGgcaaccattttttaaaaatgaaacaggacatgttttttttgtaggtTATCCTGTCACTGTCAGGAAGTAGTGAAACATCGAGAAGCAGCCTTGTTCAAtaacttaaagctactgtgaggattttttagctggttgtgaaatactcttttttttttgcccgaAACCGACCCAACCGGGTCGGGTTCGGATAAATATCTTCAGCTCtagtctggacagctcatttctcgatcggcacatacTATACgggtggtgaattttttcataacaaggCAATTTCTaggatattgagattacgagtccgagaggcacagctgacttgaacgggaacactgtagctgttggctaggaggctcaaagcccacctcttcaCGTCACAGtcacctcaaaacagcgcttcagaaacagatgggtgacgtcatggatacgacgtccatattttatgcattGGACACTATTTTAGTTTAGAGGGTTTCAAGCTGTATTCAGTGCTTCACATAGGATTATATTAACAAGCCTAGAGTTTTGAAAAGGTTGCATATAAACACTGTATATCTCAGTCTAGCTAGGCACACACCACCACAATCATGGTGAAACTGCTGACCAGACAGTAACACCACTCTTCCTTCACCATTATCGCAGATTTCAAATTGCTGTTCTTTTtggtttaatgaaaaacaaaaacttctcaacaatataaaaaaagacagtAACAGAAGTTATCTGTGAACAGATTTATTACTGAATAAACAGTCCATCACAATGAAGCTgcaatttaaaaataagatacGAATAAGAGAAATAAAATCAGTACAGAGAAATGGCTTCAGTTTGAAGAAGCAGAGCATGctgggaaaaaaacaggaactCACATTAACACAATCACAGCTTCTGAAACTCTCTCGCACCTGATGGCTCGTCAGACTGACAAGAAAAACCTCTCCTCTTAGGAGAGTTTAAACTCCTCcttttcccctccctctcttccaccCCCTTCCCCCGGCCACCCCCATCCTCCTCACCCACCCCCCCAGTCTCATTTccatcccccctcctccctcttatTGATCTCTACTTGTGTCCTTTGCTGGTTTTGAAGGACACCTGCAGGACTTTGTCTCCCAGCCGGTACCCATTCAGGCTGTGGATCGCCATTGCGGCCTCCTCGTAGTTCGTCATGGTAACGAAGCCAAACCCTTTGCACTTGTTGGTGTTGAAATCTCGGATCACCTTCACGTTGATGACGGCGCCGAATGGTCCAAACATCTGCCACAGGATAGCCTCATCTGCGTCCTGACCCAGGTTATAAATGAAGATGCACCAACCGGAGGACGAGCTCCCTGAGACTCCTCCTCCCCCGCTCATGTGATCCACACTCATTGGAGAAAACCTGtagaaaaacaggaaagacatgccataaacagccaatcagattaTAGCATGACCCCTAGGTGAgtaacaggaaacagaaatcTTATTAATGTTGAAATTATTCTAACCGAAGTCAGTGACCGTATCCTAATTAAAGATGGCCACAGTCTCTCCTAAGGTCGTCAGAATAATTGATATGTACTTTTTAATGCCACAAGCTTTACAACGATAAAATATCCAGAATTTTTATTTTCGCTGGAATAGAAAACACcaggagtttaaaaaaaaaggttttgggAGCTTACCTGAACCTCTGGGCCTGGTGATGGACAGGTCCTCCATAGCGCCTCGATTGGCCATGATACATCTGTGACACCATCTGGGAGTTCCTAGCTTGATTGGGGTTGGCAGCAAACTTGACTGTTATTGGCTCAGAGCTTCCAGGAGGGGTGTGGCCGTTCAGGTGTTTGACAGCGTCTTCCGCCTCTGCCCTCTTATCAAATCGGATGAAGGCAACGCCCCGGGACATACCTGAGCCGCCAGTGaggttaaatattaaattaagtgAGATATCTGAACACAGGATGACTGTTATTGGTCATATTGGCCCTCATTCATCAATCTGGTGTAAATACCAGGGCAGATATCAGGGTAAGACAGGGTTCACGTGTAATCTGTGAAACGTGCTTATCTGGACAAATCACAGCGTGCACATGATCAAGTGTTGATAAATGTGTCGGCTGaaaacaaatcatttaaataGATGTATTTTATAGGGATTGGGAGAGGCAGagtgaaatataaaatacatttgagGTGTCATATCAAATTTGACTATCTAAATATTATTTTGTGAAACTCTGTTAAAAAATGCACTGCACTAATATGATCTAATTCTCTGCCACAGACAAATTTATTTGCTGCACAGGTTTCCACTCCGACAAGAAAACTTGCTTACCCGAGCTGAGACCTGGCGCTGGATTTGAGCATAACCTCAGCCCGCGTCAAGATTGATAAATGCCAATCTTAGTGTGGAAATGACCATTCCTGGTTGTAGACACGTTTGATGAATGAGGGCCGTAACAGAGTGTGCAGTACCTGAGG
The genomic region above belongs to Notolabrus celidotus isolate fNotCel1 chromosome 2, fNotCel1.pri, whole genome shotgun sequence and contains:
- the LOC117805954 gene encoding ELAV-like protein 1 isoform X2, which codes for MALRRGHIRYLKVCEVQSSQSDVGPHTPKGGAAMELYNNGYSEHIMEDEDARTNLIVNYLPQSMSQDELRSLFSSVGDVESAKLIRDKVAGHSLGYGFVNFVNPSDAERAISTLNGLRLQSKTIKVSFARPSSDTIKDANLYISGLPRNLSQTDLEDMFARFGRIINSRVLVDQASGMSRGVAFIRFDKRAEAEDAVKHLNGHTPPGSSEPITVKFAANPNQARNSQMVSQMYHGQSRRYGGPVHHQAQRFRFSPMSVDHMSGGGGVSGSSSSGWCIFIYNLGQDADEAILWQMFGPFGAVINVKVIRDFNTNKCKGFGFVTMTNYEEAAMAIHSLNGYRLGDKVLQVSFKTSKGHK
- the LOC117805954 gene encoding ELAV-like protein 1 isoform X1 translates to MALRRGHIRYLKVCEVQSSQSDVGPHTPKGGAAMELYNNGYSEHIMEDEDARTNLIVNYLPQSMSQDELRSLFSSVGDVESAKLIRDKVAGHSLGYGFVNFVNPSDAERAISTLNGLRLQSKTIKVSFARPSSDTIKDANLYISGLPRNLSQTDLEDMFARFGRIINSRVLVDQASGGSGMSRGVAFIRFDKRAEAEDAVKHLNGHTPPGSSEPITVKFAANPNQARNSQMVSQMYHGQSRRYGGPVHHQAQRFRFSPMSVDHMSGGGGVSGSSSSGWCIFIYNLGQDADEAILWQMFGPFGAVINVKVIRDFNTNKCKGFGFVTMTNYEEAAMAIHSLNGYRLGDKVLQVSFKTSKGHK